The region ccctcatatgcgcaaaaatttctgctcgttttaagtcttaatgctgctcctcactttcagtagaacaaactttttcgactatggtgaataaaatgactatctcagaattttgatccgatgactttggggaaaaatgagcgtgggagggggccttccaaaaatttggaattgcgaaattccaaatttttgtagataggagcttgaaacttctacaataaggttctctgatggtgtgattttcgttaagattgtatgacttttagcggatgttttcccctattttctaaaatgagacaagttttctcaggctcgtaacttttgataggtaagaccaATCtagatgaaagttatatatttaaaatcagcattaaaatgcatcccagtaatgggttaaattgcatggtgaagcagaacaccatcgtgggaggatcctctataggaggacaactgcggcagggcgtaagatccagatttatggacaacggcctctgtaaagggctgcctcgaccctttcggggtacctgcaagactgggaaacttgcggtcaatttttcccacttgaggagtggcgcccctcgaggaaattatagcctagtaaacaacacagcactcgtacgggattctgattattggataattttctgggcttggtttgttttgatgggcgttttcgggctgaaaaacctcttcctagctaatttatctactatgggctgcctccccgtagtagcataatatttgtaggcatgaatatataatgagtcggaggtaataggcttgggactgtctgtgcaggatttcgactcttgttgatagaagagcatcgccaagtgctgaaaaccatgttgtgaccaagatgggcccaggattgcacaaagcctccaacttactggaggtcccagggacttcttgctgtccggttctaagccggcttaagcgcttcggtgtagacttgagaagatatgttggtccccatcctgcactggtatccgggatcactgcttttcttgaggccaaaataatttcaaagatttaaagaacatgaaaattggaacttggaatgttacgacgttaaaaaatgactatcgcatcgatattttgactgacgaattcagacggtttgaactggatttattaggagtttcagaaactcatatcccaggggtaggaagcatgaaattaggtgacatagaatttgtttactcaggaaggaaggatggggtacatagacagggagtagggctcatgatgaataaggaagctgctaagtcttgtttaggctgggaaggtattaataatagaacactaattgctcattttatgactaaaaagtttagggtatcagttatagtagtatatgcccccattgaaccaactgatggagatactagtgactcagatgaattttacttacagttacaggagcaaatagacagggtaccaggtagaaatatggtgtttttgctaggagattttaatgcccaggttggtagaaatagggatagatggtatcctagcctaggtaattttggtgtaggaaaagaaaacagtaatggccataggcttttgcaattttgtaggtataacaacctagttataaccaatacggtgtttggtcacaaaatggcccataagttgacatggtattcacgtgatggtaagacagcaaaccttattgattatgttattgtaaacagaagactagcaggatcaatacaagatactagggtgtataggagtgccgttattgatgttaaaagtaaagatcaccatctagtagtgtctaaggttaatttaaagctgaaatttcggaagagtaactccctctcgggaagttatgatgttggtagacttcaggatgaaaatttgagaaaaaaaattccaggaacagttgagtactaaacttgagggtttaaaatttgacaatgtggaagatggatggaataatttcagaaaaacaatttgtgaagttgctgatggtgtcctagggaagagtgctaagacagcaactaggaatattagtgaaaaagctttaggtttaatagagagtagaaagggtttgtataagaattatctgagcgataggtcgtatgaaaacaaaaggaatgtaaagaaagtggagaaagcattaaaatatgaactaaggagatgtgaaatggaggcgatggataaaattgctgaggatctggaagatgcggctagacggcataatagtaaaatattatactggcatgttaataaattgaaagggagtagccgatccggactagtcccagttaaagatagaaatggggtcacaattagtgataaggaaaaagttaaagaaagatgggtggaacattttgagaatgtgctaaaccgagatacagttgcaggaaaagatatagatgaaaacgaaaaagtttgtgataccttggatgtgaaggaagatttgtttagtgaggaagaattagcgacagtactagaaggattaaaaaataataaggccccaggtgctgatagtatgattaatgagttccttaaatatggtggctctgaggttaggaataagctactgaagattatgaacatgatttttgaaaaaggggaagtacccaatgattttaggaaaaccttaattaaaccactgtataagaaaggtgacaagagtgaatgtcggaattatcgaggcattagtctggtctctgtaggtagcaaattactgagtaatatgatactttttagactgagacatgctgtagataaagttttaagggaagaacaatgcggttttagaaaaggtagaggatgtgtcgaccatgttttcactcttaggttaataattgagaagtcccttcgttgtcaaacacctttggtccttagttttatcgattatgagcaagctttcgtttctgttgatagaacagcgttaacaaaggtcttatcgttatatggtataccagaaaaatacattaaagtgatttgcgctatgtacgagaataatactgctgcggttaaggtaggaaatgaggttagcaactggttttgtattaaatcaggagttaagcagggttgtgttctatccccctttatatggatcattttgatggacttcgtcttaaggagcacaggaaaggcaattggagaccatggaatcaaatggggaggaagaacgctcctggacttagattatgctgatgatttaagcatattagatgaaagtgtgagcaaaatgaatgaatttttagaggttttacgagttcagggtgctaaaataggcttgaaaattaatgttaagaagactaagtcactaaggttaggaataagtgaagatgaacaggtgaccttaggtaacgaaaagattgatcaggttgggagcttcagttaccttggtagcattattagtaaagatggtgggagcagtgaagatgttaaaagtagaatagctaaagctcagggtgttttttcacagttaaaaaaagtttggaagaatagaaagataagcctacaaaccaagattagaatattggaagctacagtgatgacagtggtcaaatatggctctgaagcatggacactccgaaaagcagatgaaaatttactagatgttttccagagaaattgcctacggattgttctgggtacccggctgactgaccgtatttcaaacagtaggttgtacgaaaagtgtggttcaatcccgctttctggggctataatgaaagaaaggttgagatggctaggccacgttctacggatgaaggatgacagattaccgaagattgtcctttttggccaaccgtctggggctacacggaaagcaggtcgtccttgtctgggttgggaggatgtcataaataaggatttaaaggaaatgggaacttcctgggagggtgtaaagagggaggctttaaatagattaggttggaggaggagcgtgcgtagctgtgttggcctcaggcggcttggtgctgcagtgagttattagtagtagtagtagtagtattaaaatgcaatttttttatgtaactattggtatcgaaattccattttttagagtttcagttactattgagccgggtcgctccttactacaattcgttaccacgaactgtttgatatttcattaggattgagtgtCAGAGAAAAATATTAGAAGAACATTAGGTAGGGCGTACATCATACAAGTACTAGCAAAAGTAATTAGCGACACCTGACAAGGCTTTTCGTCCATAGAAATTCAAATGTTAACAATTTGATGATTCCCGAAGACAACTAGACGTTCAAAGGAAGGCTACAGCTTCTAAAGCTGTTTGGTGCCATGGTATTAGTTTATTTTCGCTGCTTTTTCAtttccctttctttttttcaaactggCCCCTACTACTAGACCCCGATACCACACCCATTTACCGCTGGCGCACCACCAATGAAAAACACACTGGCGTACAGAAAATTTTTGGCGGCGCACTAGCGTGCCACCAGTGCCATCGACACGGTGGCAAGCTGCCGGTCTGTCTAAATTTAGCCTTAAGTTTTCCAGTGATCTGTTGATTTCGGTGTGCTAAGTAAGCTAGCGTCCGAGGTAACTTTACAAACTTGTATCGATATTGATTTCTAACCATAAAATGGGAATAAGAGCTTACAAACAGAGGAGGCAGTGGAGTATTTAAGAGAGGTGGGCCCAGAAATTTCGCTAGATCTACTTAAAGAggtatttttcttgatttcttgcaccataatttaataatttatttgaattgggtcacagcaataaaaattttgcccTTTACATATCTTATTTGGCTTTTTATACAGCTATTAAGATTATTCACTGTTAACATTTATCTTATTTCATGAGCCGTAGTTTGTCATTCCCTCGGTCGTTCCATTCCTGTGCTCTCGTTTCCAGTGCATCTCATAgaaaaaattttcgttttttatcttAAACTTGGGATTAAGGGTTACCAGTTTCCGTCTTTCAAGTGATTCAGTATGCCACGAAGCGGCAAAAATACTTGTAATTTAGAGGGTTACAAAGTattattttctgtaaaattttcctCTCTTCATAAAACGACCTCGTACTGTCATGTTTCAACAAAAGATATGAACTGCTTGGATGTATGATAGTATTTAAAAGCCACAACAGTTTTGATTTGTTTCGAACTTCGCATAATGAAAACTGAGAGGGGGGGAGTATAACACCTTCAAtcgctatttttgttttaaacgcAGATGAAAACTTTAGCTCAgattctaagttaaaaatatttctgagaAACCGTGAGTTCAAAGTATGTTCTGGAACTCTTGCAACCAAAGGccatattttacttattttattactCACTACTGAACGTCGGTAAACAAAAAagatgagaaaaacaaaacaaaagtaaaggtcaaaccAATGCAAAAGCAGAAAATTCGGTAAGCAAATAACTTATTTTATgttagaaaatgattttaatttcttaatttaaatcggGTCGATTTGGCGAAACTACAAAAATGCAAAGTTAACAAATTTCGCATTTTACTATATCCGTTCCAGAAAATTCGTTtgaattttggaaagaaaagaGGAATAAGATTAAAATCTTGTACGAGATTCAAATAATTcctcagattttttttccccaatttCCGGGAcgactttaatttttaattttgattcggCTTTAACTATATTTAAAACTAGACATGTCACCACGAGACTTCTTTTGCAGAATTTGTAGACTATTCTATTGAGTTTTGGATCTTCTCTACCGGATCTTGGAACTGGTATCCAAATCGGATTGAAATATTGTATAAGTTTCTTCTGTGGCTTCACCGAGAATAAGTTTCTTCTGTGGCCTTAACTATTGCGTTCTTGTCTCGTATTCAGAATAATTTCGTTTTTTCTGTCCAAACTTAAAAGGAtctcaaaaattattacccttgATCCTACAGAATTTTGAGTGTTGCTTGTATCGCGTTTTCCTCGAATTTACATGTCTCATTATGTAGTACGTATCCTCAGAGTTCTAAAAGGCTTTAACAGACTCGTCTGTTCATTCACATTCGAGAGAGACGTCACTCGGGGTGTTTTGAACAGATTTGGAACTCCTTCCAAATAAGAAAACTTGGCGTCAGCCAGTGAAGTTCCGTAGGAGAAAAACCTTTGGTGCTCcatccttttttctaaaaatcagcTATTAGCTACCGAAAAGATAACCAACACGGCACCGGGGTctacctactactactaccaaaaactgcaaagtagaggtctttttcattacaaatagaagttttgattgttttttaagaagTCTACATTATTTTTAGCTAGTTCCAACAATcaggtttcattttttataatccTCGGTACTCGGAACAGAGGGACAACGGTAGTGACAAATCCGAAAGATTAAATACGTATAAATTAAACTTACTCTTCACTTGAACTAGCTActcttcttcctctttttttattccttgaTCTACGGTTTCGAGTCTCTGTCGATCTGTGGGCCACACCTTCTAATGAACTGTACAAAGGAGATCCCCGTCCTTCTTTTGCTTCAAAAAGAAGACCAGGAGCATCTTTTTCAACGCTGGAAGAAAGTTCTGCTGTAACTGGAACAGGTGACCATGGTCGACGCTGTCTTCCTGGACTTCCGTTTAAATTTCTAGGGACGGGACGGGGTAGCCACCCAGGTGGTGGGGATGGGACAAATGGTAAATACTTTCGGCAAGCCACATCAGGAGAATTAGATCGAGTTCTAGATCTAGACAACTTTTCTATTCTAACAGGGACTGCTTCGGGTCCAGGAGACCAACGCCGTAACAGAACATGGCGAAGATCTTCTTGAACAGGGAGAGAGCGTGCGGGAGAGTGATCTGCATCCGAAATTGGCGAGTAATCACGATTCTCACGAGATTTGAGCCGCCATCTGAGATCATGGTCAGTGATCTGCCTAGGTTCGGCCATTCTTAAAGGAGAAGAGCGGTCTCTTCCTAGACGTGAAAACAGAGGAGATTGACTTCGCATTCTAGACTTTATTGTTGCTTCTAATTCATCTTCATGAACGATTTTAACAGGAGTTACTGATCTACTCCTCATTTGAAATACGGCATTCGAAGGTGACTGATTCCAGATTTTTCTTAACGGGCTCCTTGGGTAATTTTCATCAATAGAAGGAGGACTAAAAGACCTAACAACGTTTGTACGACTTTTAGAGCGCCTAGAATTTCTTCTGGGGGATCGATGACGACTTCCTGATCGTAAATGACGTCTTTCTAACGATTCATGACGCCTCTTTCTTCTACTTTCATCGTATTCATTCAGTGACCCTAGCCAATTTGGAGAATGTTTTCGAATATCGGTTGAGCCTCTTCTCGAAGTTTCTAATGATGtacttcttcttgtttttctgtAGTTGGTACTTTGAACACCCAATCGAGAAGACACTGAATCGATACCATCTGTCATTAGGCTTATATgcctttcattgaattttctaTCAAAAAATCTTTCTGGACTTCGACTGCGTTTACCATTGCTAAGACTCCTTATGGGCGAATGTGCTACTCTCTTATGTATAGACTCTCTTATTATAGAACCTTCTATCGAACGATAACGGAAGTCCTTTCGAGAACTCCCAACTAAATCGGTATTGTAACTAGGAGATCGGTGCCTTCTGCTTTTAGATTTTTCTAACCTTACACTACGACAGTCAGCATCTTCTTGAGAAGACATTCTATTACTCgacctttttcttcttcttcctggaGATGGTGACCGATTTTTGGGAGTATTCCGAATCCTACTACTTCTAGACAACGAGGGCTCCTCTATTGCCTTCTTTTCTAACTTCGGTTCAGGTCTGATTTCTGAGCTTTGCTCCAGAGGAATTTCAACGCCACTCATTAAACATTCCCATGTCTGAAGTAATTCAGCCGCTTTATCACTTGTAACCACACGATTACCGTCAGATATCGTTTCCTTTTTGTTTCCATCAAACCTAAAAAGAATCCACACGATAATTAAGTTCAAACATTACAATTGCTCCAACGAAGAGAAGAAAAGCAATTACCATCACAACTATAAACACCTCTGAAACTTCCAAACATACGATTTAATCATAACATGGATGCCAAGTATTATCAAGATTAACTATGAAAGGCCACAAAGGCACTAATTCATTTTATTACAAAACCCCCTACAGTGACAAGACCGCTTATAAATGGGCTTAGAAAGACGAATCGGTGCTTTACAAAGAAATTATCTTTAGCTTCCTTGGCTTCTGGTTTAGTCTAGTTGGCTTGGATCCTTGGCTTCTGGTTTAGTCTAGTTCAACCATTAAACATAACTTAACATATACTAGAATAGTTATAAATACATTCTGATATTGTTTAACACGAGTTATATCTTACTGTGGATTTTGGGTTCCTCTAGAAAAGGCAATGTATCAAAAATAAGACCTAAAGTCAAAAATGTGATTTAGAGCCAACTTTAAAACCACgagaaaagaacaacaaaactAACATTGACGTAGATAGTCAGATATCATCTCTACAGTCTAGCCAAGGTAGAGCCACCACAGAGCCTTTTCCCATacaaagttaaataaataaaaaagtttaactAGCAGAAGGAACGACTTCCAAacatttgttattatttatttttatttctcattgctgctatttttgacataggagtcCGAATTTAACAAGCGCATCACCAGACAAATCCATCACTGAGCCTttctccatatatatatatatatatatatatatatatatatatatatatatatatatatatatatatatatatatatatatatttatatatatatatatatagaactaGCAGAAGGAACAAACGACTTCCAagtacatgtttttttttaatttatattttcattgctgttgtctttgaagttttttttttagtttccttttttctttttcttttttactctgtcATTGTGCACTTACTTTATTCGGCGTTTTATCAAgttcattatttattatacaGGTTTAtataagataaattaaaaaacatattatgcACAAAATTAGTAGAATAACTACTGATACGACAAGAAGTTATCTAATAATTTTCTTGATGTCGGAGCCTGATTTGAATTACAGGCACAACACCAGACCTATTGACTGTCAGCCGAAAGGGTAGGAGGACCTGTCAGGACTGTCGTCCGTAGAACAAAATcgtcgatgtttttttttcttttttgttgttgttagaTCAATGAAATATACATTTTGCAACTACATTTATTTTGGAAACCCGTAATTTTACGAGAAAAACACTAGGATCATCAAAACACAAAGACAAGTAAGTCACTCCGCCGAGATAATAGACCCACACAACCATCTTCCAGAGGCAACGCTACAGCGCCACTTATAGTAAAGTAAACGATAAGCGCACTTAAGAATAACAGGATTGTAAGAAATTAGGCACAGAAAAACCATTTGCCTAAAACAGAATCGATAAATGGGCAACTCCAAATTTTTCACGAGAAAGTGGAaatattactacttctgttaaaacaaaaatattaacttatcaaaaaattgtttgtataattttatataaaggAGAAAGTAAAGCGGGAAAGTGGGGCTATCTTGATAAGAATTACAcgaacaaattcaaaatacagGAGAACTCTAGAATTccgtttcgttttttttccccagacttccgaagagaaaagaaagaaatgtgACAAATTAATCAAATGATACCATATATAGGATTACAAGacaattgaccaaaaaacaATCCTAATCTCAACAAAGAATGTTTTTGGCATTTTAAATGGGTCGTGTACAAAGAACTCAGGTTTAACAGAAGTTTAGCATAGCTTCTTACTGTTTGACTGCTAGTTTGGCTGCTAGTTGACTCAACGACGGTTGACTGCTAGTCTCTTCTCTTGAGGCAATTTGAGACAGATTGCTCACATTTGAGGCTGCTTCTACTGCTTTGCTAAGCATAGTCCAATCAATTGAAAGACCTTCCTTTCCATGATTTTTAGAAGCAGATTCAGCGCCATCGTACTTACCAAGACTACAAAGAGAGGGAAAGAAAGCTAAATTGGCAACAGTTACATAccttttgatcaaacagttcgtggtaacgaactgtagtaaggagcgacccggctcaatagtaaccaaaactctaaaaatagaattttgatgccaatacatacatcaaaagaatcgcattttaatgctgattttaaatatataagtttcatcaagtttagtcttacccatcaaaagttacgagcctgagaaaatttgcgttattttagaaaatagggggaaacgccccctagaag is a window of Artemia franciscana chromosome 7, ASM3288406v1, whole genome shotgun sequence DNA encoding:
- the LOC136029298 gene encoding serine/arginine repetitive matrix protein 2-like isoform X2, whose protein sequence is MGDYYRSRHPYQQKSTLGGSSSSANLLNPWPKLISQPQVQNSGNVPKSANSFSSFNSSAFAYRESELNPEVSQYSTADKRHNNTNEQKYLNMPTAASSPGLFLPVPPAPLLKYPQMEKQGTSLQSRYGTLLPLPGEQSYDVYENKEPMYSNIRHDEQIQSTSNYQLPNRARVISKGRQGMQKYPSNMGDNRDRWDTSGKRNDSKKLFTNNSDGRFFDRKTNATFGQDGGFHEDQFNDQQGHNFYGSANYSYTKRESDQYKNVPFHPNDQDTDYYTDNSRHWQENANYPDIEEQRYDSIDNNLPGFEDMAGENDIAYPGQKISVGSNLGYMKQRPKYPTSDNRLEAMELPVSSYPNEFVSMQGRDIPNEVMFQKRVNRPYEKASNQMKRKAPMSKSGQFYPNEGKQRQENTPVLHSERNLGPDLKKRAVPESVEPTKNAFSLMGSGQLFKPATERVALLPTPLARKTLLDHQHPGGQHTASRHNPSPSVGFPSLGKYDGAESASKNHGKEGLSIDWTMLSKAVEAASNVSNLSQIASREETSSQPSLSQLAAKLAVKQFDGNKKETISDGNRVVTSDKAAELLQTWECLMSGVEIPLEQSSEIRPEPKLEKKAIEEPSLSRSSRIRNTPKNRSPSPGRRRKRSSNRMSSQEDADCRSVRLEKSKSRRHRSPSYNTDLVGSSRKDFRYRSIEGSIIRESIHKRVAHSPIRSLSNGKRSRSPERFFDRKFNERHISLMTDGIDSVSSRLGVQSTNYRKTRRSTSLETSRRGSTDIRKHSPNWLGSLNEYDESRRKRRHESLERRHLRSGSRHRSPRRNSRRSKSRTNVVRSFSPPSIDENYPRSPLRKIWNQSPSNAVFQMRSRSVTPVKIVHEDELEATIKSRMRSQSPLFSRLGRDRSSPLRMAEPRQITDHDLRWRLKSRENRDYSPISDADHSPARSLPVQEDLRHVLLRRWSPGPEAVPVRIEKLSRSRTRSNSPDVACRKYLPFVPSPPPGWLPRPVPRNLNGSPGRQRRPWSPVPVTAELSSSVEKDAPGLLFEAKEGRGSPLYSSLEGVAHRSTETRNRRSRNKKRGRRVASSSEDEVSPSRRAKLWLDVIESTSKMQPVSQSSSTNVCTVNPLFAAHRPIPPPGVRPVLPNYSVSPSGPKH